The genomic window ACTTTAAAGTCCGTCTGGAATTCCAATTGCCGCCCGGCGGCAACAACGGCTTGGCCATTCGCTACCCCGGTTCGGGCAACCCTGCCTACGTCGCCATGACCGAACTGCAAGTCCTGGACAACACGGCTGAAAAATACGCCAAACTGGATCCCCGCCAATACCACGGTTCGGTCTACGGCATCGCCCCGGCCACCCGCGGTTACCTGCGTCCGGTCGGCGAATGGAACTTCCAAGAAGTCACCGTGAAAGGCCACACCATCCGCGTGGAACTGAACGGCTCGGTAATCCTGGAAGCCGACGTTTCGAAGATCGACGAGTACATGGCCAACAGCCCGCACCCGGGCAAGATGCGGACCGAAGGCCACTTCGGCTTCGCCGGCCACAGCGACCCGGTCCGCTTCCGCAACCTGTCGATCAAAGAACTCGACGAATAGACTAAACGCTGACCGCGAAACGCTAACGGCTTGTTTGTGGGTTCGTCAGAACCACAAACAAGCCGTTTTTTATAGGCTCTGTTCAGCCGCGCAGGCCCTGCCTACATCCCGTCGTCTCTCGGGACGTGCGATTTATAAGTAGTGAGCAAATTAGGCCCGGAGGGTCGGCAGAACCTCTGCCGGGGCTGTCAAGCCCCGGTAGCTGGAGCAAACCAAAACTAGAGGCCTGAAGGGCCGACACAAAGATGGTTTTCGCAGCAAATCGCTAAAGGTTGTATCGGGCCTCCAGGACTAACTGGTTAATTGACATGGTTCCGGGGGCTGGCCCCCCCGGCAATGGTTGTACCGGCACTCCGTGCCTAGCCCACTCCTCAATCGACACAACCAATCTCGCTAAAATCACAACTTACAAATCGCACGTCCCCCGGGACTAAATTTGAACATCCTCGCTCTCGAACCATTTTACGGTGGCAGCCACGCCGCCATGCTCAAGGGCTGGCAACAGGCGTCACGACACCACATCCACATCGTTTCTCTTCCGCCGCGGCACTGGAAATGGCGGATGCGGCACGCCGCGCTGACGATGGCTCGGCAAGTCCAACAACAGGCCGAAGCTCCGCTGCAAACGCCCGACCAGATGGATTTGGTGTTTGCTTCCGACATGCTGGACCTGCCAAGCTGGAAAGGGTTTGTTGGTTTGCCTTGGGCCCAACTACCAACGGTGCTGTACTTTCACGAAAACCAATGGACGTATCCGCTGTCGCCCGGCCAACCGCTGGACCTACACTACGGCTACACCAATTTCTTGTCCGCCGCGGTCGCGGATGCGGTGTGGTTTAATTCAAACTATCACCGGCAGACCTTTCTGGCCGCCGCTCACGCACGCCTGAGCCAGATGCCGGACTGTACGCACGTCGAAGAACTAGCGGAGATCGAAGCTCGCAGCCACGTCGTCTATCCCGGCATCACACCCCGCATCCCTCCCCATAGCCGAACTCGCCAGAGTTTGGATGCCTCGCCCAACGGTCCAAAGTCTGGCGACTTCGGCTACGGCAGATTCGACGGGAACGCCACGCCGCTAACCATCGGCTGGGTGTCTCGCTGGGAGCACGATAAACGGCCCGAAGTCTTCGCCGAGGCGATCGAACGGCTATGCGCCGAACAACGGGACTTTCGCTTGATCCTGCTCGGGGAATCCTTCCGCAAGGTTCCTGAGTGCTACCAACGATTGCTCGACGTCGCGGGAGACCGCGTGTTGCACAGCGGTTATGCGGAAAGCCGCGAAGCGTATTGGCAACACTTGGATCAAATGGATGTGGTGGTATCCAGTGCCTCGCACGAGTTTTTCGGCATCGCTATCGCGGAAGCTGCGACGGCGGGCGTCGTCCCAATCGTGCCGCACGATTTGGCGTACCCCGAACTGTACGACGGAGAACCGCCAGCAGCGATCTTTTACGATGGACAAGAAGCGGAGTTAGTCACCGCGCTGCGGCGGTGCATCGACGATCCCGCGTCGCTTGCCGACCTTCGCACCGAAGCCCAGCGGCGCGCCGCACGATTGAACTGGACGCAGCAAACACAAGTGTTCGACGATCAATGCGAAGCCGTAGTAGCATGGGCCCCTGGCCCGTGAGGCAGGGCGTTGGAGTCCAGCGCAACCGTAGCTACGCTTGCCAGAGCGTGGGGACCGCGGACCGTAGCCAAACTCGCCAGAGTTTGGATGATTGCGTCCTGCCCACCGTCTGGCGACGGTAGCTACAGCGACTTCTTCAACGCTTCCACTCCGCCCACCACCGGCAACGTCAGCTTGGTCGCATCTAAATCCACGGTCAGCTCGGTGCCGGGTTTGGGCCACAAGGTGAAATCGCGGTCGCTGGAGAAAATCATTAAGCCGATTTGTTGGCCTTTGGGAATCACCTGATCATCGGGCTGCAGATCAAACGTGACATCATACAGCCGCCCCGGTTCCAGCGGCTCGCTTTCGGAAATCGATTTCTGATTCTGCGGATCGGCCCAGCCGCGCGTGATGATATTCTCGGTGATCTTAGCATCCTTGCTGTCGTTCCAGGGCAGCGACACCAACCACACCGACAGATTGGCCGCCGGCTTGCTGCTGGCCATGCGAACCGTAATTTTGGGCGTTCCTGACAGGTGCACCGGTTCGTTCAGCGTGGGCGTGACGAACATCAACCGGTGCTCCGTCCATTCGGCCTTAGCCAGCGCCGCACCGTCAAAGGAGACGTTATCGACCAGCGTCTCCAGCCCCTGGCTCGGCACAGCTTCCAGGCTCAACGTACCTCGCTCGGGTGCGTTGCCGGTCAGATGCAATTCCACATCGGCGGCTTTTGGATTCGGGTAGTCGTCGTAAGCGGTCGGTTTTTTGGCATCGTCGCCCTCGCGTACGATCCAAGCTCGCGCGTCTTTTTCGACATCGTTTTCTACGCCGTGCAGATAACGCGTGAACCAGCGATTCATCATCTTCATCGGCGGCGGTCCGCCGTGCCCGCCCTGGTGATAATAAATCTGCACCGGAACGCCTTTGGCTTTCAGCGCCTGCGAAATCCGATTGCTGTGCTCCGGCACCACATTCCAGTCGTTAAAACCATGCGCCATCAAGACGGCGGCGGTCAACGGTTCCAAATCGTTCAAGTAATCGCGTCCGGCCCAAAATTCGTTGTAGTCACCGGTCACCCGATCCATGTTTTCGGCCATCTCTTTGTCGCGAACATTGCAGTCGCAGTATTCGCGTCGCGTGGGATTGCCGCTGTGAATGAAGTCATACAGCACGTCGATGTCTTCGCCCAAGTAGCCACCGGGATGCCGCACCAGACCGTTGGAGCGATAGTAGTGGTAGTAGGACGTGTTGGGAGCGATCGGAATGATGGCTTCCAGACCTTCCACGCCGGTGGTCGCCGCGGCCAGTGGCAACGTGCCGTTGTAGGACGTGCCCGTCATGCCAACCTTGCCGGTCGACCAGTAGGCGGTCACCGTTTCGTCGCCATCGGGCGAAGTGAAACCTTTAGCGCGACCGTTCAGCCAATCGATGACGGCCTTAGGGGCCAATGATTCATTGTCGCCGCCCACGGTGGGGCAGCCCTGCGAAAGGCCCGTGCCCGGTGAAGACGAATGCACGACCACGTAACCACGCGGCACCCAGTCTTTGGTATGCCCCTTAGAGATAATCGGCCGCGAACCTTTCAGCTTGATATCCGGCCCCACTTTGTGCTTGTCCGGCGTCTCGCCAAGTTCGTGCTTGGGGTCCCAGAAGTAGGCTTTGTCGTTGGAACCCACGCCGGCAAAATACGGGCTGGTCACATACACCACGGGCAATTTCAAACCTTCCGTGTCGGTTTGCCGTGGACGGGTCACAGCGACGTGCACGCGGTCCAGCTTATCGTCGCCGTCGGAGTCGAATTCGGTTTCCACCCACAGGTCGTGGCGGATCCAGTAATCGGGGTCTTCAAAGGCTTTGACGACCTGAGCTTCCCCGTCGGCAAACACCGGCACGGCGGGTTCGGCAGCGAATAACGACGTGGTGGCGGCGACCGACCAGGCAAGGGCGGCGCAGCCGATTTGCAAAACGCGCATCGGGCAACAATCGATAGAAAGGGGCTTGATGGATGACGTCATGAGACGGGTTACTTTTGGGCTTCGAGCTGTTTTTGGATTTCGTCGAGTTTCTTTTCGAGCTTTTCGCTTTCCTGCTTCATCGCCTGCAGGTTCTTGCGCAATTCGATCAGTTCTTTGGGAGCCGTTGGTTTGACTTCGTTCAACTGCCCGATGGCCGTGTTGGCGGTCTTGGAAATCCGCGAGTCACTGGAGTCCGCGAACGCCTTCAACACACTTAATGCCTGCGGGTCGCCCAATTTGCCCAACGCTCCGATGGAGGCCGTTTGCACACCTTGCTGAGGATGGTTGACGAAGCGGGTGAGGAATCCACGCACCGCTTGTTTGTCGTCTGCCAGCTTTGCGAGCTGGGCCAAGGTGGTCAGGCCGGTGCCAAAATCGCGAGCCGAGAACTCCGCTTGCCGTTGCTCGAGAACCTGCATCAGCGGCGCGGTGTAAGCCGGATCGTTCAGCTGTCCGATGGCGTTGATCGCCGCCACCGTCAATTCGTTGTTGAAGGACGGGGTGTCCAGAAAACGCTGCAATTGTTGACGCGTGGCGTCGCTTTGAAAGCGGCCCAAGGCTCGAATTGCAACCGCTTGGATGGCCGGGTTCTTTTCCGTTTCCAGCACGTCGGCGATCAACTCCGGTGTATCGTCGTGATACCTTTTGACGATCGGTTCAACCGTCGCCAACCGCACCTTGGCGTCCTGCTGCGAGGCCCAGGATTTTTTCAACACCGCGTAGGCTTCGTCCGAACCGTGCTTGGCCAAGGCTTTGGCCGCGGCGATACGAACGCCATAAAACGGATCTTCGTTCAGCGTCTTTTCCAGCAGTTCCACCGAGGCGTGGGTTTTGCGGCTTGCCAACAAGTCACAGGCCAGCAAGCGACCGATCATGTCGTCTTGGTTTTCGATCTGGGCCTTCAGTTGCTCGTTGGACTTGTCGAATTTGACCTTGGCCAACACCGTGTATTCGGGGTCGAAACGCACGATCGTCGGCTGGGCGTCCAAGGGCACGTAAAAATCCTCTTCGACCTTCGAAACCTCGATGTTGTGATCGATCACTTTGCCATCGACGACAAATCGCAGCCTGGTGGGAAAGCGATACAACAGCACGTCGTCATTGATCGGCTGCGTCTGTTTGATCGTGACTTTGGCCAAACCCTGCTTGGGCATCCATTTGTAGCGGATGTCTAAATCGGGATGCCGCGGGTGGTAGACCCATTGGTCGAAGAAGCGGTCCATCGGGCGACCGCTAAGGTCCTCGATCACCTGTCGCAGGTCATCCGAGACGACGCTGGTGAGCGCGTGCTTTTCCAGATACGCCTTGATGCATTGGCGATACAGATCTTCGCCCAATTGGCTGCGAAGCATGTGCAACACCCAGCTGCCCTTGGGATAAGAACGGTAATCGAACTGCTCCATGGCGTTTTTGTAGCCGTTGTAAACGATCGGTTTTTTGTCTTTGTCTTGCGTCAGAATGCGTCCCGTGGCGTCGCGGTACAAACCGTACAGCAGCGCGTCGCGACCGTATTTGTGACCTTCATACAGGTGCGTGTAATAGGTCGCAAAGCCTTCGTTCAACCACAGATGGCTCCAGTCCTTGCAGGTCACGTAGTCACCGAACCATTGGTGAGCTAGTTCGTGCGCGTCCAGGCTGCGTGAGGAGCGAATGTTTTCCGTGGCTTCGGAAAAAATCGTGTTATGCATCAGCGTGGTCATGGTGGTGTTTTCCATGCCGCCAGCAGAGAAGTCGCGGATGGTCACCTGATCGTATTTAACCCACGGATAATCGACGCCGATTTCCTGCTCGTAGAACTCCATGATTTGCGGCGTGTCGCGGAACGAGTTGGCCGCATGGGGGAACAATGAGGGTTGGGTATAAAAGCCCAGTGGAATATCGCGGTACTGCTTTTCCAGTTTCTCCAAGTGCCCGGCCACCAAACAGATCAAATAGTTGGCGTGCGGTTTTTCCTGCAACCAACGAACACTCTTCAATCCGTCCGCGTCGATCTCCTCTCCCATCCGCTGCCCATTGCTGAGCACCGTCATGTCTTTGGGCACATGGCAGATAACTTCAGTCGATGAACGTTCGTTGGGATAGTCGAAGCAGGGGAACCAGTGGCGAGCTTCGTGGGTTTCGCCCTGCGTCCAGATATGCGTGTCGGTGGCCGGATAGCCCATTTCCGGCGTGCGGAAATACAACCCGGCGAGGGGCTGAGCGGCGTAGTCGATATGAACCGTGAATTTTTGCCCCACGGGAATCGGTTCGGCAAAGGCGATCCGCAAATCGGAACGACTGGAAATATGATCGAGCACCTTGGCTCCGTCACAGCGGATGGCTTTGATATCCAGGTCGATGGCGTCCAGTCGCAGGATATCCACCGCTTCGGCAATCGGCGTGGCGGTGATCGACGTGGTGCCGGCGACAGTGCGTTTATCAAAATCAGGCGTCACATCCAGTTTGATGTGCAGCACGTCCACTTGGCGATCGGGCGCGTAGTGGTAGCGACCGTCCAAGTCCAATCCCAGCGGCATCGCATGGGCCCGGCCTTCGGCGCAGTACCGGCAGATGATTTCCGATGCTTGCACCGGAGAGGTGTACGAAGCCCATACAATGGGACAGAAGAAAACCAACGTTGCGAAAAAGCGTTTCGCGAAAATCATGCGACGGGGTCCGATGTGGGGTTCGATTCTATTTATGAGTTCGCCTGCGTCTTCGGAGGCGACTCACTTGGTCACACTTCACCCTCCCTCCGGGAGGGTCGAGCGTCAGCGAGGGGAGGGTGAAACATCGCTGCGTCCGACGTCTCCTGCCGCTCGCGTGAACTCCGATTCTAATTGCCAAATTCAAACGAGGTGCCGGGCCAGCTGGCCCACCAGGCTTGGAACAATTTTAATTGGGCTTCCACATACCTCCGCTGGCTGGCACTCAGCGCGTCGCTGGGGTTCAGCTGATGCTGGTAGGCATCGTCACCGGTCAGCACCATCAGGTGTTTGTAGTACAGCACCAGGTCGGGGCCTTCGTCGAAGGTCGACAGCACTCGCAAGGCGTCGTTTAATTCCAAGGCCAGGCGTTTGGCTTCGGCATTGCCCTGCTGAGCGGCTTCACAGAGGGCCACCAATTTGAGGATTTCTTTGGGCAGGCAGTTGCCGATTCCCGTGATCGCGCCGGAGGCACCGCAGTGCAAGAAGCCGTGGTAGACCTGCGTGTCGACGCCGACCATCAGCAACACGTCGTCGTCGGCATGGGTGATATGTTCGGCCGCGTAACTCAACGATGCCGCGCCACCGAACTCCTTAAAGCCCACCAGGTTAGCGAACTCGCTGCGGAGATCGAAAAACAGATCCGCTTTGGTTTCAAAGCCGTAGTAGGGGCTGTTGTAGATCACCGAGGGCAGTTCCGGGGTGGCCCGCAAGATGTCGGCAAAGTGAGCTCGCTGGGCGGCCGGCGAGATGCCGCGGGACAACACGCGGGGGATGACCATCAAGCCCTTGGCACCGACCGACTGCGCGTGCTCGGCGTGCTCAAGCGCGGCGGCCGGGTTCTGGGCTCCGGTGCCGACGATCACCGGCACTCCGGCTTCGGCCAACCGGCGGACTCCCTCTTGCCGCTGCTGGTCGCTCAACAACGGCCAGTCGCCCATCGACCCGCAGTAGATCACGGCGGTCATGCCTGCGTCGATAAGCCGCTGTGAAGTGGCCACCAAGGCGTCGTAATTCGGCTGGCGGTCTTCGCCACAGGGCGTCATCACGGCCGGAATACAGCCACGAAAGATTGTGGAGTCCATTAAATTTGTACCTATCGAAATCGAGACAGAGAGTAAGGGGCGGGATCAATATGGGGTGTCGCTTCGCTGGCCAGTTCCGCCAACAGTTTGCCGGTTGCGGTGCCACTGGCCAAACCGACCATGCCGTTGCCGGCGGCGACCATCACGTTTTTGGCCGCCGGCGCCCGGTCGATGCAGGGCAGGCCGTCGTAGACCATCGGTCGCCAGCCGGACCACTCCTCATCGACTTCCGTCGGCAAGGGTTCGGTCAGGTGGTCCGACGCACAGCGCCGCAGCAGTTCCAGTCGTCGCCGGTTCAGCGAGCGATCGTAGCCGGTGAATTGCATCGTCGAACCGACGCGAAACGCCGACTTCATGGGCGTCACTGCCACATGATGCTCTTCGAAGATCATCGGGATTTTTGGCGCGTTCTTGGGCGGCTTCATGGTGAACGAAAAACCTTTGCCGGGCTGGATCGGAATCGTACAGCCCAGCGGCTTGGCAAACCGCGGCGCTTCGGCGCCGGTCGACAGCACGACCAAATCGGCGGACATCGATCCAGCGGTGGTTTCCAAAGCGGTCAGCCGGCCGGCTTCGATCCGCATCGATTCAACAGCCACCTGTTCGCGGATCACACAGCCACGCTGCTCCAACCGGGCTCGCAATCCGGACAACAATTTGTCGGGGCGAATGTGGGCGTCGTCGGGAAAGTGCCAGCCGCCAGCCATGCCTTCGCGAAGCGCGGGTTCCAGTTCGCGGACCGCCTCTCCGGCATAGGCATTGATCCGCAACCCAAATTCATTTTTTAAACGGTCCGCCGTGGTCTGGTACTCATCAAAGTCGCGTTTCGATCTGTAGACCAACAACAAGCCTTCGTCCTGCCACTCGCAGTCCACGTCTTCGCTGGCCATGAACTCGCGGTACAAACTCATCGACGACGCCAGCAACGCATGCCGACCGACGGCCGCTCGCTGCATTCGATCGGGCGTACATTCACCCCAGAACCGGTACAGCCAGTTCCACAACGAGGGGTCGAAGCGGAATGGGATCGACAATGCTCCGTTACGTTTCAGCACCATCGGCAGCGTCTTGGCCACCACGCCGGGTCCGGCCAGCGGCATCACATGGCTGGGGCTGACGTAGCCACAATTGCCGTGCGACGCGCCGCTGCCGATGCGGTCGCGTTCCACGATCGTGACGTGCCAGTCGTGTTGCATTAAATACCAAGCACTCCAGCAGCCCACCAAGCCGCCGCCCACTACGATTGCATTGCGAGACTCACTCATTCGGCCGCGGCGTCCTTGATCGTGGGGATCCCCAACCGCAGTGGGTCTTGGGGGTCGAGTACAAACCTGGTCTCCGCGGTCACGAAGGCTCGCCCCGTGATCGTGGGGATCACCGCGTGCTCAACCGGCCCCTGCGGCGCCGGCGTGTAGCGGCCGGCAAACACGCTGCCGATGATCGATTCCTGCCGCCAGACTTCGCCGACCTGCAGCTTGCCCGCCGCGGCCAGGCAAGCCAGTTTGGCGCTGGTTCCGGTGCCGCAGGGCGAACGGTCGTATTCGCCGCCGGGGCAGAGCACGAAATTGCGACCATCGGCAAGCTGCGGATCGCTGGGCGGACCGAACAATTCGATGTGATCGATTTCACTGCCGTCGGCGCCGACGATGCCTTGATCGCGGAGCGCCGCGTGGATCCGTCGGCAGCGTGCCGAGAGCGATTCGAGCTCCGCCGGATCCACGCCCGGCGTATCGACCAGAAAGAACCAGTTGCCACCGTACGCGATGTCGCCGCAAACCGTGCCCTCGCCGGGAACTTGCACCGACACCTGCTCGCGCCACCGATAACTGGCCACGTTTTTAATTGACACGGATTGATCGTCGTGCAGCGTCGCGGTGACTTCGCCCACAACGGT from Roseimaritima ulvae includes these protein-coding regions:
- a CDS encoding Xaa-Pro dipeptidyl-peptidase, whose amino-acid sequence is MRVLQIGCAALAWSVAATTSLFAAEPAVPVFADGEAQVVKAFEDPDYWIRHDLWVETEFDSDGDDKLDRVHVAVTRPRQTDTEGLKLPVVYVTSPYFAGVGSNDKAYFWDPKHELGETPDKHKVGPDIKLKGSRPIISKGHTKDWVPRGYVVVHSSSPGTGLSQGCPTVGGDNESLAPKAVIDWLNGRAKGFTSPDGDETVTAYWSTGKVGMTGTSYNGTLPLAAATTGVEGLEAIIPIAPNTSYYHYYRSNGLVRHPGGYLGEDIDVLYDFIHSGNPTRREYCDCNVRDKEMAENMDRVTGDYNEFWAGRDYLNDLEPLTAAVLMAHGFNDWNVVPEHSNRISQALKAKGVPVQIYYHQGGHGGPPPMKMMNRWFTRYLHGVENDVEKDARAWIVREGDDAKKPTAYDDYPNPKAADVELHLTGNAPERGTLSLEAVPSQGLETLVDNVSFDGAALAKAEWTEHRLMFVTPTLNEPVHLSGTPKITVRMASSKPAANLSVWLVSLPWNDSKDAKITENIITRGWADPQNQKSISESEPLEPGRLYDVTFDLQPDDQVIPKGQQIGLMIFSSDRDFTLWPKPGTELTVDLDATKLTLPVVGGVEALKKSL
- a CDS encoding tRNA-queuosine alpha-mannosyltransferase domain-containing protein, which codes for MNILALEPFYGGSHAAMLKGWQQASRHHIHIVSLPPRHWKWRMRHAALTMARQVQQQAEAPLQTPDQMDLVFASDMLDLPSWKGFVGLPWAQLPTVLYFHENQWTYPLSPGQPLDLHYGYTNFLSAAVADAVWFNSNYHRQTFLAAAHARLSQMPDCTHVEELAEIEARSHVVYPGITPRIPPHSRTRQSLDASPNGPKSGDFGYGRFDGNATPLTIGWVSRWEHDKRPEVFAEAIERLCAEQRDFRLILLGESFRKVPECYQRLLDVAGDRVLHSGYAESREAYWQHLDQMDVVVSSASHEFFGIAIAEAATAGVVPIVPHDLAYPELYDGEPPAAIFYDGQEAELVTALRRCIDDPASLADLRTEAQRRAARLNWTQQTQVFDDQCEAVVAWAPGP
- a CDS encoding dihydrodipicolinate synthase family protein, which produces MDSTIFRGCIPAVMTPCGEDRQPNYDALVATSQRLIDAGMTAVIYCGSMGDWPLLSDQQRQEGVRRLAEAGVPVIVGTGAQNPAAALEHAEHAQSVGAKGLMVIPRVLSRGISPAAQRAHFADILRATPELPSVIYNSPYYGFETKADLFFDLRSEFANLVGFKEFGGAASLSYAAEHITHADDDVLLMVGVDTQVYHGFLHCGASGAITGIGNCLPKEILKLVALCEAAQQGNAEAKRLALELNDALRVLSTFDEGPDLVLYYKHLMVLTGDDAYQHQLNPSDALSASQRRYVEAQLKLFQAWWASWPGTSFEFGN
- a CDS encoding proline racemase family protein; the protein is MQTPPANPFNLRAIDAIDTHTGGEPTRIVFAGGPDLGQGPMLQRMHSLRRDADWLRTALILEPRGSAWIVGALLQPSCDPDCAAGVIFFNNRGYIGMCGHGLIGVVAALAYRGRIQPGTHRFETVVGEVTATLHDDQSVSIKNVASYRWREQVSVQVPGEGTVCGDIAYGGNWFFLVDTPGVDPAELESLSARCRRIHAALRDQGIVGADGSEIDHIELFGPPSDPQLADGRNFVLCPGGEYDRSPCGTGTSAKLACLAAAGKLQVGEVWRQESIIGSVFAGRYTPAPQGPVEHAVIPTITGRAFVTAETRFVLDPQDPLRLGIPTIKDAAAE
- a CDS encoding M1 family aminopeptidase; this translates as MQASEIICRYCAEGRAHAMPLGLDLDGRYHYAPDRQVDVLHIKLDVTPDFDKRTVAGTTSITATPIAEAVDILRLDAIDLDIKAIRCDGAKVLDHISSRSDLRIAFAEPIPVGQKFTVHIDYAAQPLAGLYFRTPEMGYPATDTHIWTQGETHEARHWFPCFDYPNERSSTEVICHVPKDMTVLSNGQRMGEEIDADGLKSVRWLQEKPHANYLICLVAGHLEKLEKQYRDIPLGFYTQPSLFPHAANSFRDTPQIMEFYEQEIGVDYPWVKYDQVTIRDFSAGGMENTTMTTLMHNTIFSEATENIRSSRSLDAHELAHQWFGDYVTCKDWSHLWLNEGFATYYTHLYEGHKYGRDALLYGLYRDATGRILTQDKDKKPIVYNGYKNAMEQFDYRSYPKGSWVLHMLRSQLGEDLYRQCIKAYLEKHALTSVVSDDLRQVIEDLSGRPMDRFFDQWVYHPRHPDLDIRYKWMPKQGLAKVTIKQTQPINDDVLLYRFPTRLRFVVDGKVIDHNIEVSKVEEDFYVPLDAQPTIVRFDPEYTVLAKVKFDKSNEQLKAQIENQDDMIGRLLACDLLASRKTHASVELLEKTLNEDPFYGVRIAAAKALAKHGSDEAYAVLKKSWASQQDAKVRLATVEPIVKRYHDDTPELIADVLETEKNPAIQAVAIRALGRFQSDATRQQLQRFLDTPSFNNELTVAAINAIGQLNDPAYTAPLMQVLEQRQAEFSARDFGTGLTTLAQLAKLADDKQAVRGFLTRFVNHPQQGVQTASIGALGKLGDPQALSVLKAFADSSDSRISKTANTAIGQLNEVKPTAPKELIELRKNLQAMKQESEKLEKKLDEIQKQLEAQK
- a CDS encoding NAD(P)/FAD-dependent oxidoreductase, whose protein sequence is MSESRNAIVVGGGLVGCWSAWYLMQHDWHVTIVERDRIGSGASHGNCGYVSPSHVMPLAGPGVVAKTLPMVLKRNGALSIPFRFDPSLWNWLYRFWGECTPDRMQRAAVGRHALLASSMSLYREFMASEDVDCEWQDEGLLLVYRSKRDFDEYQTTADRLKNEFGLRINAYAGEAVRELEPALREGMAGGWHFPDDAHIRPDKLLSGLRARLEQRGCVIREQVAVESMRIEAGRLTALETTAGSMSADLVVLSTGAEAPRFAKPLGCTIPIQPGKGFSFTMKPPKNAPKIPMIFEEHHVAVTPMKSAFRVGSTMQFTGYDRSLNRRRLELLRRCASDHLTEPLPTEVDEEWSGWRPMVYDGLPCIDRAPAAKNVMVAAGNGMVGLASGTATGKLLAELASEATPHIDPAPYSLSRFR